The Treponema succinifaciens DSM 2489 region TTCTGTTGCTTCCGGACTTTTCATGATGCTTGCATATTTTATTTTTAGAAGCAAAATTTCTTTCATTGGAATTTCCGTTTGTGGCGGACTTGCAAATAATGTTGCTCAGATTTTTTTAGCTGGCATTTTTATGTTTGGCTCGAATGTGAAATTTATTGCGCCTCCAATGCTTTGTGCTTCGTTTTTCACTTCGTTGTCTTTGGGAAGTTTTGCAGAAAATTTTTGCAGGAAATCAGTTTGGTTTAATGAACTTGTTCTTAAAAGTCCGGTGAAAATTGACTCAACATTTTCAGAAATTGAAAAGGTGAATTTTTTTTATGTTTTTCTTTCTGCAATTGGTTTTTCTGTTTTGACTTTTAGAAATTCAGTTTTTGAAATTTATTTTGTTGTTGTGCTTTTTGTCTTTTTAGGTTTTATAAAAAAAAGAACTTTGAAAATTTTTCCGTCTGTTCTTTTGATTTTTTTTATTGTATTTTTTTCTTTGTTTTCTCCGCATGGAAAAATTCTATTTTCTTTTGGGAAATTAAATATAACTTTGGGAGCTTTGAATTTGGGACTTGCAAAAGCAGGTCGGCTTTGTGGCTTTGTTTTTATATCGCAGTTTGTAATTTCAAAAAATATTTTTTTTCATGGCAGAGCCGGAAAGTTTTTTTCTAATGTCATGTCTTATTTTTCAAAATTGACAGAAACAAAAATCCGGCTGAAAAAAGAAAATTTTATTTCTCAAATTGACAGCCGGCTTTGCAAAGTTTGGCAAAATGAAATTTAAATTCTAAAAATTTCTGAGTGCGTTAAAACTTCATTGCCAGTTTCTGTTATTAGAATGTCATTTTCAAGACGAGTTCCGCCAAGCGTTTTGTCGTAAAGACCAGGTTCAAGTGTTATGATATTTCCAGCCTTAAAAACATCATTTTCATTTGCTCTCATGCTTACAAACGGCTCTTCGTGAATTTCAAGGCCTGTTCCGTGTCCAAGTCCGTGAGGCATAACTCTGTTTATTTTTGCGAAAATTTCATCAGCCTTTTTTACTGCGCGTGAAATTTTTTCGTTCGGTATATAAAGTTTTTTACATTCATCCGCGGCTTCTTGCACGGCTTTTAAAAGCTTTTCTTGTTCCTTTGAAAGCGGACTTTTTGCAATTGTGATTGTGCAGTCGCTTGCGTAGCCCTCATAGCAAACTCCATAGTCCAAAATTGACAATCCCTGAGTTCCCCAGTTTCCTTGCGTGTATCCCGGAAAAGCGTGGATTGCAAAGCTTCGCTCTGGTCCTGCGGCGAGCGTGTCAAAACTTGTGCGTTCTGCGCCTTTTATTCTTAGTTCTCGTTCTGCAAAAAGCGCAACATCGGTTTCAGTTTTTATTTTTCCTTGGCGCAAATTTTCCACGATGATTTTTGTCATTTCATCTGTAATTGCGGCGGCTTTTTTTGTGCAGGAAATTTCATAGTTGTCTTTTATGGCGCGAAGTGATTTTACAAAGTCATGCGCAGAATTTTCTTCAGCGCAGATTTTAAAGTTTTCAAGTTTTTCTGAATATTTTTTAAACTGAATGTATGGTGTTTCTGGAGAAATGCAGACTTTTGATTTTTTTTCAGAAATGGATGAAGTTAAAATTTCTTTTGAGGCATTTATATAGCTTCTTTTAAATTTTTCAGAAGGGATTATTTCATCTGCAAATGCTTTGTCTTTTGCTAAATTTTCATCCCACGGAATTAAAAAAGATTTTCCGCTGTCCAAAATAATTAAAGATGCGTCGCTTGGATGTCCGCAAAGATAACGCACGGCAACATCTCTTCGTTGTTCAGAATCTTCAAAAATTGCCGCCTTGATATTGTTTTGCTTTAAATACTCGCTGACTTTTTTCCGCCTGTCTTCATAAATTTGTTTTAAATTAAAATTCATTTTTCCTTCCCTGAAATTTTATTTTTGCTTTGAAATTTTTTCAAATGCTGTTTTTAAAAGTGAATCTTTTGAAATAAAAAGGAGCGCAAGTCCTATTGCTCCGAAAATTGCCGCAGTTATAAAAATAGGAATTCCTTGTGAAATGATTCTTGGATTTCTGCTGAAAAATTTAATGAAATAATTTTTTGTCAAAACGACAGGAACAACTGCAATTACAGAAAATGCTGCGATTTTTATTGCATACAAAACTGCAAGTTTTAAAATGTTTCCAACGTGAATTGATTTTGTTTTTCTTAAAAATATAAAAAGCATCAATGTATTTGCCGCGCTTGCAATTGTGAGAGCCAGCGCAATTCCTTTTCCTTTAAATTTAATTGAAAGAATTGAAGCCAGCGCAATGTTCACGGCGAAATTTATAAGCCCTGCGATTGTGGGGCTTTTTGTGTTTTGCTGAGCGTAAAATGCCGGGGAAACAATTCTGTTTACGGCAATAAAAAAAAGTCCCGCGATGTGAAAGTTAAAAACTTCAACAGTCATCTTGGTTGATTCAGAATTGAATTTTCCGCCTGCAAAAATCAGCGTGATAATATTTTCGCCCATCGCAAGTGAATAAAATGTTACCGGAATTGCAATCAGCGCCATGATTTTTATTGACTGGATCAAAAGCGAATTGAAATTTTCCCACAGATTTTTTTTTGCAAAACCAGTCAAATCCGGAAGAATTACAGTTCCGATTGTTACAGCGCAAATTCCCAAAATCAATTCCTGAAGCCTGAGCGAATATTGAAGGCTTGAAACGATTCCTTCTCCTGCGCGCGCCGCCAGTGCCGAAGACACAATGTCGTTTATCTGGTAGCCCGCCATTCCGATTATCGTCGGACCAATCAGTGCAAAAACTTTTTTGCTTCCTTCATTTGAAAATGCTTTTTTTAAATTTACAAAAGTTATTTTCCAGTTGTTTTTTAAAACGAACGGAAGCTGAAAAAGAGCCTGAATTGTTCCACCGGAAATTACGCCGATTGCCATTGCTCTTGCAGGATTTGCCGTAAAGCGCGAAAGAATGAATGTTGATGAAATTACAATTATATTGAAAAGAATCGGAGTGAATCCTGACGGCGAAAATATTTTAAGTCCGTTTAAAATTCCCTGAAAAAAAGCCGCCACGGAAATTACAAAAAGATACGGAAACATTATCCTTGTCAAGACAACTGCTTCTTCCATTGAATTTTTATCAGCATAAAAAATCCGCAGAATGAGCGGCGCAAAAATAATTCCGGCGATTACAAAAATTGATGTCAGGAAAACAACCAGCGTAAAAGTTGCGCTTATAAAATCCTGCGTTTTTTGTTTTCCTTCTGAAGTTCCGCATTCTTCAAGATGATTTTTAAAAGTCGGAATAAACGCCACGGAAATTGAATTTTCAGCAAAAAGCCTGCGGAAAAGATTCGGAATCATAAAGGCAATTCCAAATGCGTCTGAAAAAGCTGAAGTTCCTAAAAAGCGTGCTTTTGTCATTTCCCTTGCGAGTCCAAGCACTCTTGAAACCAATGTAAGCATTGAAAGTGAAATTCCTTTTGCTAAAAGTGAATTTTGCGCATTTTTTTCTTTATTTTTTTGAGAAGTAGACATATAATATATAGAATAATCCGCTTGATAAAATAAAGCAATTAGTAAAGGATTATTTTTAAAGGAGAGCAACGGGAGGAAAATTTTGAAGACTGGAAAACGTCATTTAAAGTTTTTTCAATATGTTGGCGACACTCCGATTGTTCCTACAAAATTGAAAATAATTATTTTCTTTGTGGCAATGCTTTTGCTTTCCACTTTTTCAACAAATCTTGTTGCGATTATGCTTTCACAAAGAAAAACAATTCAGCTTTCAAATATTGTGCTTGTTGATAAACTTACGGAACTTTACAATGTTGCAAACAGCCAGAAGCAAATTGAAGCTTATTCGCAGGACACGCAAACTTCAATTG contains the following coding sequences:
- a CDS encoding Gx transporter family protein produces the protein MEKIDWNKIAFFSALCFFLSALEYAVPKPLPFFKIGFANLPILISLSVLKKKETMLLVFLKIFLQAVISGTLFSYVFVFSFAGSVASGLFMMLAYFIFRSKISFIGISVCGGLANNVAQIFLAGIFMFGSNVKFIAPPMLCASFFTSLSLGSFAENFCRKSVWFNELVLKSPVKIDSTFSEIEKVNFFYVFLSAIGFSVLTFRNSVFEIYFVVVLFVFLGFIKKRTLKIFPSVLLIFFIVFFSLFSPHGKILFSFGKLNITLGALNLGLAKAGRLCGFVFISQFVISKNIFFHGRAGKFFSNVMSYFSKLTETKIRLKKENFISQIDSRLCKVWQNEI
- a CDS encoding M24 family metallopeptidase, coding for MNFNLKQIYEDRRKKVSEYLKQNNIKAAIFEDSEQRRDVAVRYLCGHPSDASLIILDSGKSFLIPWDENLAKDKAFADEIIPSEKFKRSYINASKEILTSSISEKKSKVCISPETPYIQFKKYSEKLENFKICAEENSAHDFVKSLRAIKDNYEISCTKKAAAITDEMTKIIVENLRQGKIKTETDVALFAERELRIKGAERTSFDTLAAGPERSFAIHAFPGYTQGNWGTQGLSILDYGVCYEGYASDCTITIAKSPLSKEQEKLLKAVQEAADECKKLYIPNEKISRAVKKADEIFAKINRVMPHGLGHGTGLEIHEEPFVSMRANENDVFKAGNIITLEPGLYDKTLGGTRLENDILITETGNEVLTHSEIFRI
- the murJ gene encoding murein biosynthesis integral membrane protein MurJ yields the protein MSTSQKNKEKNAQNSLLAKGISLSMLTLVSRVLGLAREMTKARFLGTSAFSDAFGIAFMIPNLFRRLFAENSISVAFIPTFKNHLEECGTSEGKQKTQDFISATFTLVVFLTSIFVIAGIIFAPLILRIFYADKNSMEEAVVLTRIMFPYLFVISVAAFFQGILNGLKIFSPSGFTPILFNIIVISSTFILSRFTANPARAMAIGVISGGTIQALFQLPFVLKNNWKITFVNLKKAFSNEGSKKVFALIGPTIIGMAGYQINDIVSSALAARAGEGIVSSLQYSLRLQELILGICAVTIGTVILPDLTGFAKKNLWENFNSLLIQSIKIMALIAIPVTFYSLAMGENIITLIFAGGKFNSESTKMTVEVFNFHIAGLFFIAVNRIVSPAFYAQQNTKSPTIAGLINFAVNIALASILSIKFKGKGIALALTIASAANTLMLFIFLRKTKSIHVGNILKLAVLYAIKIAAFSVIAVVPVVLTKNYFIKFFSRNPRIISQGIPIFITAAIFGAIGLALLFISKDSLLKTAFEKISKQK